From Microcystis aeruginosa NIES-2549, a single genomic window includes:
- a CDS encoding helix-turn-helix domain-containing protein, whose amino-acid sequence MKSYPVEFRQKILDCYYNEPISQRQLAKRFCVTLSFVQKLLKQSRETGDIRPKTYRCGRHLKLTPEQMIALGDLIEENNDATLAELSELFLERTGIVLSVATVARIAERLRMTRKKNSTPDQKRDRKRTKT is encoded by the coding sequence ATGAAATCCTATCCAGTAGAGTTCCGTCAGAAAATCCTAGACTGTTATTATAACGAACCCATCTCTCAAAGACAATTAGCGAAAAGATTCTGCGTAACCTTAAGTTTCGTACAAAAGCTTTTGAAGCAATCTCGAGAAACGGGAGATATTCGACCGAAGACTTACCGATGTGGCCGTCATTTAAAACTTACACCAGAACAGATGATCGCCCTCGGTGATTTGATTGAGGAAAATAATGACGCAACTCTAGCCGAACTATCGGAACTATTCCTAGAAAGAACCGGTATAGTGTTAAGTGTGGCGACAGTGGCAAGAATAGCCGAACGCTTGAGAATGACCCGCAAAAAAAACTCTACACCCGACCAGAAAAGAGATAGAAAGAGGACAAAAACTTAG